In one Magallana gigas chromosome 7, xbMagGiga1.1, whole genome shotgun sequence genomic region, the following are encoded:
- the LOC105328795 gene encoding heat shock protein hsp-16.2 yields the protein MSTISRICPRAFGRAQSLCRGFSNRNIPVHRHSARDHQRVELAPWNDVFSPSSILPASFTSRFRDIEKMMRDMENVLEHKYLSFPARGEDSEVQIGENKLRVKLSVHQFKPEDISVKIDNNKLTISGKHEKKSDEGHSYFAQEFTQQYTIPEGIDQDSIISTFSDEGVLLIQGKPKNSGTGEPREIPIDRGNKA from the exons ATGTCAACAATTTCTAGGATTTGTCCAAGAGCTTTCGGAAGGGCCCAGTCCCTGTGTCGAGGATTCAGCAACCGAAATATCCCTGTCCACCGGCACAGCGCTCGAGATCACCAGCGAGTGGAACTTGCGCCATGGAACGACGTCTTTTCTCCCTCCAGTATTCTTCCTGCATCTTTTACTTCTCGATTCCGGGACATTGAGAAAATGATGAGAGACATGGAGAATGTGCTCGAACATAAGTATCTGTCTTTCCCAGCCCGCGGAGAGGATTCCGAG GTACAAATCGGTGAAAACAAACTTAGAGTGAAACTGAGCGTGCATCAATTTAAACCAGAAGACATTTCAGTGAAAATAGACAACAACAAACTTACAATCTCTGGTAAACACGAGAAGAAATCGGACGAGGGCCACAGTTATTTCGCACAGGAGTTCACTCAACAGTACACCATACCAGAA gGTATTGACCAAGACAGTATCATTTCTACCTTCTCGGACGAAGGTGTGTTGTTAATTCAGGGAAAACCCAAGAACTCTGGAACAGGTGAACCCCGAGAAATCCCCATTGACAGGGGTAACAAAGCCTAA